The Pongo abelii isolate AG06213 chromosome 19, NHGRI_mPonAbe1-v2.0_pri, whole genome shotgun sequence genome includes the window CGTCCAGCCCCAGGTTCCGGAGGAATGCTCGCTCCCCGCTGGAGTCCCACCGGCCCCTCACGGACCTGAGCCGCGACCACGCGGGCTGCAGCATGCAGCACATCAGCGACCCGGAGAATGCGGACGCGGAAGCACCGCCGCTCAGCACCCCCAAAAAAACACGGAGTCCAGAGAGGCACAGGCACCGCCCCGGCGCGCACAGCTCCACTCAGCGGCTTCCTTGGGTACCACATACATAGATAGGAATGGGAGCCGAGGACCACTTGATGCTTGCGGACTTCCTCTAGcataaaagatggaaagaaaacacacaccGAAGCAAGggaccaaaggaaaagaaaagaaacgcaGAGATCATAGGAAAACTGCAAAGAAATACCTGATAATATCTTCCAAAGGATTAGAGAAGACATAACATTCATTAAGAATAcacatatagatgtatatatacgtgtatgtgtgtatgtatatattgttatgtgtgcatatatatgcatgtgtatgtgcgtaTATTTGTATTAACTGTAGAAGATAAAGCTAGACACTAGTAAAAGTGGTAAAGCAGATTTTAATAATATACTATTGTAATAGGGAAGAAGGTACTTCGTGAACGGAACTGAACTTTGTGCAGAAGTGACTGGGTGTTttaagagggaggaggaaggagtaTGAAGGGGATGAGCAGGAACTCAGTAGTCAGGAAAGTGAGACTTGTGAAGGGTGGGTCAGTGTAAGTAAGGTTAGGCGACAGTGCCTGTTAGATGGCTGTTATGGGAGTCAGGGTCCTATCCTCCCACAAGAACTGGGAGATAGGCCCTTTGCTTCTTGGTGATTGCATGTTGGAGGAATGGCTTTCAGGTTCTTGAGAAGGATACTCCTGATGTGTAGGAGACATTACATcccagagagacagaggaaggatTCACAATTgtttagtttgttgttgttgttgttaactcTTTAAGAAAGGGACATCAGGGGCTGCTTGTAAGGTGTTGGCAATAGCCAACAGTGAGTTGTTTTGGCAGCTTTCCCAGGCAGACACTTTAGGGGGTCTGGGGTCATCCTATGGATGCAGCTTTGAGCAGTTAAAAACTATGTGTTTAGGCCGGGCGCTgtttctcacgcctgtaatcccaacactttgggaggccgaggcaggtgcatcacggggtcaggaattcaagatcagcctggtcaagatggtgaaaccccgtctctactaaaaatacaaaaaattagctgggcgtggtggtgggtgccttaatcccagctactcgcgaggcttgaggcagagaattgcttaacccgggaggcggaggttgcagtgagctgagatcgcaccaatgtattccagcctgggcgacagagcgaaactccgtctcaaaaaaaaaaaaaaaaaaaaaaaaaaacctgtgtgtTTAAGCGTTTTAATATGGGGGAAGGATGGACCCGATCCGTTTTGCTGAAGTCTGCAGATTTCATAGGCCAAGGTGGAGGCCTAGTTGAAAAGGGGGCTCAGGGAAGCCTGGCTACAGCTTGGTCAAGGAGGGGATCTTCATCAGTCCTAGGTATGTACACGGCACGTGGATCTGCATAGACACGTGTTTGGTGGAGGCTGTCTTATAAGGATTCTGCACAACTCAAGTCTTCTAATGGGAACAGACTTGGGGAGGTCACTCTTGAGGCTTTTTGTGGTATTGTGGCTACTGAGAGACCTGAGGAGGGTTCTGGCCACTAGCAGACTCATTTCATTCACCCCTTGGAATCTGCCCAGGCCTTGGACTTCTGCGTAGTAGTAACTTCACGCCCCAATGATCCCCCAAGTTCCTTGCTGATGCTGTGATTGCTCCTCCAAGTTCTCCACCTATGTCCATCTGAGCACTTGGTATTTCTACTCTAGTGTAAAGAGGTCCTGGTCCCAAGTCTCCTCCCAAACATTGATTCCAATTTATCATCCAGATGCCCCTCCTTTGCCATCCCTCTCTGTTCCAGCAAAGGACAACACCCCTCAGGGAGATGCTCACAGTGGACTCCTTGTCCTCATCCTGACTCCCCTTTTCTCTGGCACCCGCAGGCCTCAGTGAGTCTCTCGGTCTCTGGCTGCAGCACAGGTCCTGGACTCGAGCCCATCTCTCCATCCCCCGCTCCACTACTCCCCTGGTCCAGCTGTCACCATTCTCACCCTCGAATGACTGTCACAGCCTCCCACCTAGTCTTCCTGCTTTACCATGTTCCCTGCAGGCTGCCTCTGAACTTTTATATTGAAATGAAACTCTTACTGTGGGGAGAACCCCTCCATTCTCAGACCCCTGGTACCCTTCACTCATTTCCCACTCTGGCCATCGTTCACTGAGTTCAGGCCACTGTGGCCTCTGCATGGTCCTCACGCCCACCAGACTCATGCCCTCTTCAGGGCTATTGTCAGTTCCACCCCCTTTTCCTACAAAGTTCTTCCCCATGTCTTCATTGCCCAGGTGCTCCCTCCCGACAGAGGCCTTGCTGACCACCCCTACCAAGATTGCCCCACATTTATGTAAATCCAGTCTGTTTAACTATTAGGGTGAGTGGCCTCCATTCATACATGATAAATAATTTACAGTTATCTAATACAGTGCCTGACTCAACACAAAGACACAGAGGAAGtttaaatggaaagtttaattcaGGTTACTTTTGTCGGGTATCTCTCTTAcataccaaaataaaaatgtataaatacaaaaaaaaaaaaaaattagccaggcgtggtggctaattgAGAGGAGATGGGGAAAAGTGATGTGGGGTTCCCCAATGTTGTCCAAGGGGATTTCTTCTTAGAAATCTCTCCCTACATCACTCTTGTAGTGAAATAAAACCATCTCCAtgtaatttatcaattttgttttttgaaaaatatccaCTATTTGAATCTATTATAGAAATTTCTCtttaaacattccttttactTTACCCCAAAATAAATCTCcctttgcattaatttttttttcttttttttttttttgagacggagtcttgctctgtcgcctagactggagtgcagtggtgcgatcttggctcactgcaagctctgcctcccaggttcacgccattctcttgcctcagcctcctgagtagctaggactacaggcgcccgccactacgcccggctaattttttttgtatttttagtagagacgggatttcactgtgttagccaggatggtcccgatctcctgacctcgtgatccgcctgcctcggcctcccaaagtgctgggattacaggcgtgagccaacacacccggccAAATTTTTCAACAAATACGTACTCAAGCCAAAAAATGATGCTTTAACTTATGACTTAAAATTGTTGGGACTATAACTCTAGAAAAAGTATTGCAGTTGCGTACCGAAAGTATTGATAAATGAAATCTGTTTTCAAAGTATAATACAATAATTTTGTAGACGATAAAATAGAAATTGTTCACCTAGGAgattaatacataaataatatttacagAGCATTGTCTTGAGAAATGCAGTTTGATGATGTTTCAGTTTGAGCAAAAGATGAGGCTCTCAAGTATGGCATTTCTTTTGCTGCTAATGAGAGAGAATCCAGACTTTGCTGATGTGCTCCAGGGTCTCCTGTATTCTTTAGATTTGGAGGAATCGACCATGAAGGAGCTGGCTGCAGTgtcagaaggggaagggggaaacTTCAATGCAGAAAGGGGCTCCCCCGGATCCACTGGCCTCAGGGACCCTCGGATGGAGTCAACATGGGAGAACCTGGCCTGGCAGCTCTAGAGGCCTGAGTGGAGGGGAGAGAACAGCGCTGCACTAAGACCCAGGCCCTCCTGGGGAAGGGAGCAGCAGGGCTTGGCTCTTGGCTGCCTGGCTGGTGTGGAAAAGCTCCTTGTGATGGGGTGACTCCCATGGCCTCTTCCAGGGACTCCAGCATAGATAACGTCTCTGCCAGCCCTTCTTGTTGCTTAGAGAGTCTggatctctcttcttttttcttttcttctttaaacctCCCTTCTTTCAGTTCTTGAACCAGggatgtgatttatttttattattttattttattttttttttgcgatggagtcttgcttttgttgcccaggctggagtgtaatggtgcgatctcggctcactgcaatctccaccttccaggttcaaacaattctcctgccctagcctgctgagtagctgggattacaggcgcccgccaccatgcctggctaatttttgtattgttagtagagacgggtttcactatgctggccaggctggtctcgaactcctgactcaggtgatctgtccacctcggcctcccaaagtgttgaaattataggcgtgagcaactgtgccccGCTGGGATGTGAATTTCTGCATCAGCATTGCGTTGGTGCTGTTCACCTTATAAGCATCTACAAAACTGGGGATGTTTAAATACTTTCATACCCCGACATCCTCTAAAGATCCCTCAATCTCtgcggtgtttttttttttttttttttttttggcatcacTATGCTTGCCCGTGAGTTGGCATTTCTCCTCCATGTGTGAATCCAGTGTTTCTGCAAGCTGCTTTTCATGTTACGTGGAGTCGATTCCTAACAGGTTGACTAAGGAAATGAAAGCCACGAAAGTTAGGATAGTACTTGCCTCTGATGGGGGAGAAGGTGTACCAAACAACTGGGCACACCAGAGCTCCCAGTCTTCAATATGTTAACCTGGGTAGTGGGTACACAggtgtttgttttattgttatgttagaatctgtgtatatgtgttttataAACTCTTCTGTATGTGTGACggatttcaaaatataaacaacATCAAAAAAGTTTTGAATAAAGAATTACCTAGGGAACTTGTTAAGAAGGCGGATTCCTAGCTCCATTTCATATTCTGATTCCAGAGACCTGGTCAGGACCACAgaatccacattttttttttttttgagacagagttttgctcttgttgcccaggctggagtgcaatggtgtgatctcggctcaccacaacctccacctcctgggttcaagcgattctcctacctcagcctcccgagtagctgggattacacgcatgcgccaccacgtccagctaattttgtatttttagcagagatggggtttctccatgttggtcaggctggtctagaactcccgacctcagatgatccacccaccttggcctcccaaagtgctgggattacaagcatgagccgccgtgcctggctttttttttttgagactgagtcttgttctgtctccaggctggagtgtgggtacacccagctaatttttgtatttttagtagagatggggtttcaccatattggctgggatgatctcgaactcctgatctcgcgatccgcccgccttggcctcccaaagtgctgggattacaggtgtgagccactgcgcccggcccagcatccacatttttaaatgatgctaATGGAGGTGGTTCGAAAACCACAGTCTGAGGTGTGTTATATACTCCATGCCCACGTTACACGGAGTCCATTCCTAATACATTGACTAAGTCTGAATAAAACTAAGACCCATCACTAAGCCCGTGAAGTGTGGACACACCAGTATCTTCCCATGGAGGCTGTGGAAAGTGACTTGAGGACTTGGGTCATGGGGCGGCAGCCCCACCATCTCCTCATCGAGCTTCCCAGGGTTCAGTCCAGGGTCCAGCTCCACAGAGGATCGCAGTTCCTCCATGACACTGCAGTCCCACACAGCTAATAGTGGGACTGAGATCACTGTTTTAACTTGGTCAATCCAGTCAGCTTCAACTGAAATTAAACCATTAAAGACAGACTTTCTCTTATTCTGCTACTTCTCTGAGAACCTTGCCctgggaatcttgttaaaatgcagattctgatttccTTTCTCAGGGAAGAGGCCTGATAACCTGCGTTTCTAAGAAGCTCCAAGGTGCTGCCACAGGGCTCTCTGCCTAGTAACCATGGATTCCACAGCCACGACAGACACCAGAGAACACCCCACCATTCCTCCTGCAACCAATCAGCAGTGGGCATCCTGGATTGGTTAATTTTATGATCAGTTAGAGGgataaatttgtaaataaaatctacttgtctcaaaaaaaattctggtAGGAATGATTTACAGTATGAGTTAAGTTTATCTATGACCTTCAGCCTATGCACTTTCTCACATCTGGTGAGAGCTGGCACAGTTTTGAATATTGGGATGCAGAAAACTGGCAGTTTTGAGAGTGTTATATACTAAAGAATGGGACAGTTCAAgtcaaaaattgataaatgataACCTGTGCTCTTGCTGGTTATTTATTAAAAACGTACTggctgagcacttactgtgtgccaagcgtTGCACAGCTCGTGCAGAGCGCCAGGCCTGTCAAAACATACCCAACAAGAAGCATTATTTACGGGCACTGTTTACAGGTACTGCACCCCGCTTCCATCTCTGCACTTGCTATGCACCATGTAAGtttatgatccccattttacagatgaaaaaacccaggcacagagaggctgagaaacatGCTTCATGTCACACAGCCAATGGTGGGACTGAGATCACTGTTTTAACTTGGTCAACCAAGTCAGCTTCAACTGAAATTAAACCATTAAAGAAAGACTTTCTCTTATTCTGCTACTTCTCTGAGAACCTTGCCctgggaatcttgttaaaatgcagattctgatttccTTTCTCAGGGAAGAGGCCTGATAACCTGCGTTTCTAAGAAGCTCCAAGGTGCGCTGCTAGTTCCAGGACCACATTTTCGAGTTTGGAGGCTGCAGTATTTAACAGTCTGTATTGTGAAAACGGAGGGCAGTGTAATGAACTGGGAGGAGTGTTAGATGGGATTGTGAGGCCTGGGAACAGAACCTGGACCTCAGATATCTGTGTCCCCTTGTGCTTGTCAGTTCACCTCCTTGGGCTCAGGTTAGATGAGATCTCTAAAGCATAACTTCTGCTTCAGTAGCCTGCACAGTGTGTGAAAGTGTCATTGTCTTTTATGAATCCTAGCTGATGCAGAACCCTTAAATTAGTTTAGATTTGCAGatataacaaaataatacacttttaaaaagtgacagactgggcacggtggctcacacctgtaatcccagcactttgggagactgaggcaggtggatcccttaaggccaggagttcaagaccagcctggccaacatggtgaaaccccatctttactaaaaataaaaaattatctgggtgtggtggtgcgtgcctgtaatcccagctactcgggagcctgaggcaggagaatcacatgagttcaggaggtggaggttgcagtaagctgagattgtgccactgcactccagcctgggtgacagagcgagactccgacacacacacacacacacacacaccacacacacaaaacacactgaTGGGTTTCCCCCAATCCCCATTATAGagtatttgaaaaagtaaaaaggaagaaaagaatcacCATCTCTCACTCCAAAGACACCCTGTGTTTGAACATTTTGGtctattccattatttttatgGAAACTGATTTACTTTTTTGTATGCATACTTTTGATGATGTGGTAGATATAGTGTCAATCTGGCTCTTATTTAGCAttacaaaataacttttatatgttaTTAAAAAGTCCTATTTAATGGCTACATTATGCTCCATCTTATGAATATAGCTTACAGTGTGTATAA containing:
- the LOC134760484 gene encoding basic salivary proline-rich protein 4-like, which encodes MPPPPPPPPGMRTPTGKRVRRRPARRRPTWPRRAEPQVPEECSLPAGVPPAPHGPEPRPRGLQHAAHQRPGECGRGSTAAQHPQKNTESREAQAPPRRAQLHSAASLGTTYIDRNGSRGPLDACGLPLA